The proteins below are encoded in one region of Belonocnema kinseyi isolate 2016_QV_RU_SX_M_011 chromosome 3, B_treatae_v1, whole genome shotgun sequence:
- the LOC117169165 gene encoding mitogen-activated protein kinase kinase kinase kinase 5 isoform X1: protein MAVNANALSSDISRRNPQDEYELIQRIGSGTYGDVYKAKRLSMNDLAAIKVIKLEPGDDFAIIQQEILMMKDCRHPNIIAYYGSYLRRDKLWICMEYCGGGSLQDIYHITGPLSEIQIAYMSRETLLGLAYLHSMGKMHRDIKGANILLTETGDVKLADFGVSAQITATINKRKSFIGTPYWMAPEVAAVERKGGYNQLCDIWACGITAIELAELQPPMFDLHPMRALFLMSKSGFKPPTLKDRDKWSPTFHNFVKVALTKNPKKRPTAEKLLQHAFFQGEMNKRLALELLQKVSNPSHMFTDLEADEDGAVPNVPQRIASRHTARSRPKSPTSQLDCDDQINLDGGTLQRESTSPSVDSSPAWDIMDIMNNVKTVHNCDVHPDCGIGTAFEDVPEKSLLQYIDEELLLRGSAMSMVGGHCDQLYSLQATLPLGESSNDCEVHRGFYSNISGDGEIADNGDGEGISPDLLSDTPPVPPRRRDRKRHTPPRPISNGLPPTPKVHMGACFSKVFNGCPLRVHCTASWIHPDTRDQHLLIAAEEGIYNLNLNELHDAAIDQLYPRRTIWMYVIKDVLMSLSGKTPQLYRHDLLAMQSKQTHRFSLHMNKIPERLVPRKFALTTKVPDTKGCTKCCVGRNPYNGYKYLCGAMSAGIFLMQWYDPLNKFMLLKHFDCILPSPLNVFEMIITPEMEYPMVCVSVKQAYQQNKLKLDLINMNSGASWFHSDELEDIDGSATVIPRRENLQVINVTQIEKDAILVCYDNVIKVVTLQGKLRNSKKQISDLQFNFQIESIICLPDSVLAFHKHGMQGRSLKNGEVTQEISDPSRTYRLLGSDKVVMLESHLVHTGTLSETEGADLYILAGHEASY from the exons ATGGCAGTGAACGCTAACGCACTGTCCAGTGATATAAGCAGACGGAATCCGCAGGACGAGTACGAGCTCATCCAAAGAATAGGCAGCGGAACTTACGGAGATGTTTACAAG GCTAAGAGGCTCTCGATGAACGATCTTGCAGCCATCAAGGTTATCAAATTGGAGCCAG GAGATGATTTCGCAATTATTCAACAAGAAATCTTAATGATGAAGGATTGTAGGCATCCAAACATCATAGCCTACTATGGAAGTTATCTCCGGCGAGATAAGCTTTGGATTTGCATGGAATATTGTGGAGGAGGATCTCTGCAAGATATATATCACA ttACTGGGCCCCTCTCGGAAATACAAATAGCCTACATGAGTCGAGAAACACTCCTCGGATTAGCATACTTGCACAGTATGGGGAAAATGCATCGCGATATCAAGGGCGCCAATATTTTATTAACAGAAACCGGGGACGTAAAATTGGCGGACTTTGGAGTCTCAGCTCAAATTACGGCAACGATTAACAAAAGAAAAAGCTTTATTGGCACTCCATACTGGATGGCTCCCGAG GTTGCGGCTGTGGAAAGAAAAGGTGGTTATAATCAACTTTGCGACATTTGGGCCTGTGGAATAACAGCAATAGAGCTCGCAGAATTGCAGCCACCGATGTTCGACCTTCATCCGATGCGAGCCCTTTTCCTTATGTCGAAATCTGGCTTCAAGCCTCCAACACTCAAAGATCGCGACAAATGGAGTCCTACGTTTCATAATTTCGTAAAAGTTGCCCTTACGAAGAATCCCAAGAAACGACCTACGGCCGAAAAATTGCTACAG CATGCATTTTTTCAAGGAGAAATGAACAAGCGCTTGGCACTGGAATTGCTGCAGAAGGTTTCAAATCCTAGCCACATGTTCACGGATCTCGAGGCGGACGAAGACGGTGCAGTGCCAAACGTTCCGCAGCGAATTGCGTCGAGACATACGGCCAGGTCCCGTCCGAAAAGCCCAACTTCCCAGCTAGACTGTgatg ATCAAATAAATTTAGATGGTGGAACTTTGCAAAGGGAATCTACATCACCTTCTGTGGATAGTAGTCCTGCGTGGGATATTATGGATATTATGAATAATGTGAAG ACTGTCCACAACTGTGATGTGCATCCGGACTGTGGCATCGGAACAGCTTTCGAAGATGTGCCGGAAAA GAGTCTTTTGCAGTACATTGATGAGGAGTTGTTGCTAAG GGGAAGCGCAATGTCGATGGTTGGTGGGCATTGCGACCAGCTGTACTCCCTGCA AGCTACCTTACCTCTTGGCGAGTCCTCGAATGATTGCGAGGTACATCGTGGGTTTTACAGTAACATATCTG GTGATGGGGAAATAGCAGACAATGGCGATGGGGAAGGTATCAGTCCAGATTTATTATCGGACACGCCACCGGTTCCTCCTAGAAGAAGGGATAGAAAAAGGCACACTCCTCCAAGACCAATTAGCAATGGCCTCCCTCCAACGCCAAAAGTTCATATGGGAGCTTgtttttcaaaagtattcaacGGATGTCCATTGAGAGTACACTGCACAGCGAGTTGGATTCATCCTGATACGAGGGATCAGCACTTGTTAATCGCTGCAGAGGAAGGAATTTATaatttgaaccttaatgaactcCATGATGCTGCGATAGATCAACTCTATCCGAGAAGAACGATTTGGATGTATGTTATTAAAGACGTTCTCATGTCTCTTtcag gaaaaacacCTCAGCTTTATAGGCACGACCTGTTAGCAATGCAAAGTAAACAAACACATAGGTTCTCATTGCACATGAATAAAATACCCGAGAGATTGGTACCGAGAAAGTTTGCCCTGACGACCAAAGTCCCAGATACGAAGGGCTGCACAAAATGTTGCGTAGGAAGAAATCCCTATAACGG GTATAAGTATCTCTGCGGGGCAATGTCAGCAGGTATATTTTTAATGCAGTGGTACGATCCACTGAATAAATTTATGTTGCTGAAACACTTTGATTGTATTTTACCTTCGCCTCTGAATGTTTTCGAAATGATCATCACCCCGGAAATGGAATATCCGATGGTGTGTGTGTCTGTCAAACAGGCGTACCAGCAAAATAAATTGAAGTTGGATTTAATTAATATGAACTCGGGCGCGAGTTGGTTTCATAGCGACGAACTCGAGGATATTGACGGTTCag CTACTGTGATACCAAGAAGAGAAAATCTTCAAGTGATAAATGTTACGCAGATAGAGAAAGACGCGATACTCGTCTGTTATGATA ACGTAATAAAAGTCGTAACGTTGCAAGGCAAGCTGAGAAATAGCAAAAAGCAGATCTCAGAtctgcagtttaattttcaaattgagtcCATaa TTTGCTTGCCTGATAGTGTCCTGGCTTTCCACAAGCATGGAATGCAAGGAAGAAGTTTGAAAAATGGAGAAGTTACGCAAGAAATCAGCGATCCAAGTCGAACCTATAGGCTGCTCGGTTCCGATAA agTCGTGATGTTAGAGAGTCATTTAGTTCACACGGGAACGCTCTCTGAGACTGAAGGAGCAGATTTGTATATACTCGCTGGACATGAAGCCAGTTACTAG
- the LOC117169165 gene encoding mitogen-activated protein kinase kinase kinase kinase 5 isoform X3: MAVNANALSSDISRRNPQDEYELIQRIGSGTYGDVYKAKRLSMNDLAAIKVIKLEPGDDFAIIQQEILMMKDCRHPNIIAYYGSYLRRDKLWICMEYCGGGSLQDIYHITGPLSEIQIAYMSRETLLGLAYLHSMGKMHRDIKGANILLTETGDVKLADFGVSAQITATINKRKSFIGTPYWMAPEVAAVERKGGYNQLCDIWACGITAIELAELQPPMFDLHPMRALFLMSKSGFKPPTLKDRDKWSPTFHNFVKVALTKNPKKRPTAEKLLQHAFFQGEMNKRLALELLQKVSNPSHMFTDLEADEDGAVPNVPQRIASRHTARSRPKSPTSQLDCDDQINLDGGTLQRESTSPSVDSSPAWDIMDIMNNVKTVHNCDVHPDCGIGTAFEDVPEKSLLQYIDEELLLRATLPLGESSNDCEVHRGFYSNISGDGEIADNGDGEGISPDLLSDTPPVPPRRRDRKRHTPPRPISNGLPPTPKVHMGACFSKVFNGCPLRVHCTASWIHPDTRDQHLLIAAEEGIYNLNLNELHDAAIDQLYPRRTIWMYVIKDVLMSLSGKTPQLYRHDLLAMQSKQTHRFSLHMNKIPERLVPRKFALTTKVPDTKGCTKCCVGRNPYNGYKYLCGAMSAGIFLMQWYDPLNKFMLLKHFDCILPSPLNVFEMIITPEMEYPMVCVSVKQAYQQNKLKLDLINMNSGASWFHSDELEDIDGSATVIPRRENLQVINVTQIEKDAILVCYDNVIKVVTLQGKLRNSKKQISDLQFNFQIESIICLPDSVLAFHKHGMQGRSLKNGEVTQEISDPSRTYRLLGSDKVVMLESHLVHTGTLSETEGADLYILAGHEASY, translated from the exons ATGGCAGTGAACGCTAACGCACTGTCCAGTGATATAAGCAGACGGAATCCGCAGGACGAGTACGAGCTCATCCAAAGAATAGGCAGCGGAACTTACGGAGATGTTTACAAG GCTAAGAGGCTCTCGATGAACGATCTTGCAGCCATCAAGGTTATCAAATTGGAGCCAG GAGATGATTTCGCAATTATTCAACAAGAAATCTTAATGATGAAGGATTGTAGGCATCCAAACATCATAGCCTACTATGGAAGTTATCTCCGGCGAGATAAGCTTTGGATTTGCATGGAATATTGTGGAGGAGGATCTCTGCAAGATATATATCACA ttACTGGGCCCCTCTCGGAAATACAAATAGCCTACATGAGTCGAGAAACACTCCTCGGATTAGCATACTTGCACAGTATGGGGAAAATGCATCGCGATATCAAGGGCGCCAATATTTTATTAACAGAAACCGGGGACGTAAAATTGGCGGACTTTGGAGTCTCAGCTCAAATTACGGCAACGATTAACAAAAGAAAAAGCTTTATTGGCACTCCATACTGGATGGCTCCCGAG GTTGCGGCTGTGGAAAGAAAAGGTGGTTATAATCAACTTTGCGACATTTGGGCCTGTGGAATAACAGCAATAGAGCTCGCAGAATTGCAGCCACCGATGTTCGACCTTCATCCGATGCGAGCCCTTTTCCTTATGTCGAAATCTGGCTTCAAGCCTCCAACACTCAAAGATCGCGACAAATGGAGTCCTACGTTTCATAATTTCGTAAAAGTTGCCCTTACGAAGAATCCCAAGAAACGACCTACGGCCGAAAAATTGCTACAG CATGCATTTTTTCAAGGAGAAATGAACAAGCGCTTGGCACTGGAATTGCTGCAGAAGGTTTCAAATCCTAGCCACATGTTCACGGATCTCGAGGCGGACGAAGACGGTGCAGTGCCAAACGTTCCGCAGCGAATTGCGTCGAGACATACGGCCAGGTCCCGTCCGAAAAGCCCAACTTCCCAGCTAGACTGTgatg ATCAAATAAATTTAGATGGTGGAACTTTGCAAAGGGAATCTACATCACCTTCTGTGGATAGTAGTCCTGCGTGGGATATTATGGATATTATGAATAATGTGAAG ACTGTCCACAACTGTGATGTGCATCCGGACTGTGGCATCGGAACAGCTTTCGAAGATGTGCCGGAAAA GAGTCTTTTGCAGTACATTGATGAGGAGTTGTTGCTAAG AGCTACCTTACCTCTTGGCGAGTCCTCGAATGATTGCGAGGTACATCGTGGGTTTTACAGTAACATATCTG GTGATGGGGAAATAGCAGACAATGGCGATGGGGAAGGTATCAGTCCAGATTTATTATCGGACACGCCACCGGTTCCTCCTAGAAGAAGGGATAGAAAAAGGCACACTCCTCCAAGACCAATTAGCAATGGCCTCCCTCCAACGCCAAAAGTTCATATGGGAGCTTgtttttcaaaagtattcaacGGATGTCCATTGAGAGTACACTGCACAGCGAGTTGGATTCATCCTGATACGAGGGATCAGCACTTGTTAATCGCTGCAGAGGAAGGAATTTATaatttgaaccttaatgaactcCATGATGCTGCGATAGATCAACTCTATCCGAGAAGAACGATTTGGATGTATGTTATTAAAGACGTTCTCATGTCTCTTtcag gaaaaacacCTCAGCTTTATAGGCACGACCTGTTAGCAATGCAAAGTAAACAAACACATAGGTTCTCATTGCACATGAATAAAATACCCGAGAGATTGGTACCGAGAAAGTTTGCCCTGACGACCAAAGTCCCAGATACGAAGGGCTGCACAAAATGTTGCGTAGGAAGAAATCCCTATAACGG GTATAAGTATCTCTGCGGGGCAATGTCAGCAGGTATATTTTTAATGCAGTGGTACGATCCACTGAATAAATTTATGTTGCTGAAACACTTTGATTGTATTTTACCTTCGCCTCTGAATGTTTTCGAAATGATCATCACCCCGGAAATGGAATATCCGATGGTGTGTGTGTCTGTCAAACAGGCGTACCAGCAAAATAAATTGAAGTTGGATTTAATTAATATGAACTCGGGCGCGAGTTGGTTTCATAGCGACGAACTCGAGGATATTGACGGTTCag CTACTGTGATACCAAGAAGAGAAAATCTTCAAGTGATAAATGTTACGCAGATAGAGAAAGACGCGATACTCGTCTGTTATGATA ACGTAATAAAAGTCGTAACGTTGCAAGGCAAGCTGAGAAATAGCAAAAAGCAGATCTCAGAtctgcagtttaattttcaaattgagtcCATaa TTTGCTTGCCTGATAGTGTCCTGGCTTTCCACAAGCATGGAATGCAAGGAAGAAGTTTGAAAAATGGAGAAGTTACGCAAGAAATCAGCGATCCAAGTCGAACCTATAGGCTGCTCGGTTCCGATAA agTCGTGATGTTAGAGAGTCATTTAGTTCACACGGGAACGCTCTCTGAGACTGAAGGAGCAGATTTGTATATACTCGCTGGACATGAAGCCAGTTACTAG
- the LOC117169165 gene encoding mitogen-activated protein kinase kinase kinase kinase 5 isoform X2, whose product MAVNANALSSDISRRNPQDEYELIQRIGSGTYGDVYKAKRLSMNDLAAIKVIKLEPGDDFAIIQQEILMMKDCRHPNIIAYYGSYLRRDKLWICMEYCGGGSLQDIYHITGPLSEIQIAYMSRETLLGLAYLHSMGKMHRDIKGANILLTETGDVKLADFGVSAQITATINKRKSFIGTPYWMAPEVAAVERKGGYNQLCDIWACGITAIELAELQPPMFDLHPMRALFLMSKSGFKPPTLKDRDKWSPTFHNFVKVALTKNPKKRPTAEKLLQHAFFQGEMNKRLALELLQKVSNPSHMFTDLEADEDGAVPNVPQRIASRHTARSRPKSPTSQLDCDDQINLDGGTLQRESTSPSVDSSPAWDIMDIMNNVKTVHNCDVHPDCGIGTAFEDVPEKGSAMSMVGGHCDQLYSLQATLPLGESSNDCEVHRGFYSNISGDGEIADNGDGEGISPDLLSDTPPVPPRRRDRKRHTPPRPISNGLPPTPKVHMGACFSKVFNGCPLRVHCTASWIHPDTRDQHLLIAAEEGIYNLNLNELHDAAIDQLYPRRTIWMYVIKDVLMSLSGKTPQLYRHDLLAMQSKQTHRFSLHMNKIPERLVPRKFALTTKVPDTKGCTKCCVGRNPYNGYKYLCGAMSAGIFLMQWYDPLNKFMLLKHFDCILPSPLNVFEMIITPEMEYPMVCVSVKQAYQQNKLKLDLINMNSGASWFHSDELEDIDGSATVIPRRENLQVINVTQIEKDAILVCYDNVIKVVTLQGKLRNSKKQISDLQFNFQIESIICLPDSVLAFHKHGMQGRSLKNGEVTQEISDPSRTYRLLGSDKVVMLESHLVHTGTLSETEGADLYILAGHEASY is encoded by the exons ATGGCAGTGAACGCTAACGCACTGTCCAGTGATATAAGCAGACGGAATCCGCAGGACGAGTACGAGCTCATCCAAAGAATAGGCAGCGGAACTTACGGAGATGTTTACAAG GCTAAGAGGCTCTCGATGAACGATCTTGCAGCCATCAAGGTTATCAAATTGGAGCCAG GAGATGATTTCGCAATTATTCAACAAGAAATCTTAATGATGAAGGATTGTAGGCATCCAAACATCATAGCCTACTATGGAAGTTATCTCCGGCGAGATAAGCTTTGGATTTGCATGGAATATTGTGGAGGAGGATCTCTGCAAGATATATATCACA ttACTGGGCCCCTCTCGGAAATACAAATAGCCTACATGAGTCGAGAAACACTCCTCGGATTAGCATACTTGCACAGTATGGGGAAAATGCATCGCGATATCAAGGGCGCCAATATTTTATTAACAGAAACCGGGGACGTAAAATTGGCGGACTTTGGAGTCTCAGCTCAAATTACGGCAACGATTAACAAAAGAAAAAGCTTTATTGGCACTCCATACTGGATGGCTCCCGAG GTTGCGGCTGTGGAAAGAAAAGGTGGTTATAATCAACTTTGCGACATTTGGGCCTGTGGAATAACAGCAATAGAGCTCGCAGAATTGCAGCCACCGATGTTCGACCTTCATCCGATGCGAGCCCTTTTCCTTATGTCGAAATCTGGCTTCAAGCCTCCAACACTCAAAGATCGCGACAAATGGAGTCCTACGTTTCATAATTTCGTAAAAGTTGCCCTTACGAAGAATCCCAAGAAACGACCTACGGCCGAAAAATTGCTACAG CATGCATTTTTTCAAGGAGAAATGAACAAGCGCTTGGCACTGGAATTGCTGCAGAAGGTTTCAAATCCTAGCCACATGTTCACGGATCTCGAGGCGGACGAAGACGGTGCAGTGCCAAACGTTCCGCAGCGAATTGCGTCGAGACATACGGCCAGGTCCCGTCCGAAAAGCCCAACTTCCCAGCTAGACTGTgatg ATCAAATAAATTTAGATGGTGGAACTTTGCAAAGGGAATCTACATCACCTTCTGTGGATAGTAGTCCTGCGTGGGATATTATGGATATTATGAATAATGTGAAG ACTGTCCACAACTGTGATGTGCATCCGGACTGTGGCATCGGAACAGCTTTCGAAGATGTGCCGGAAAA GGGAAGCGCAATGTCGATGGTTGGTGGGCATTGCGACCAGCTGTACTCCCTGCA AGCTACCTTACCTCTTGGCGAGTCCTCGAATGATTGCGAGGTACATCGTGGGTTTTACAGTAACATATCTG GTGATGGGGAAATAGCAGACAATGGCGATGGGGAAGGTATCAGTCCAGATTTATTATCGGACACGCCACCGGTTCCTCCTAGAAGAAGGGATAGAAAAAGGCACACTCCTCCAAGACCAATTAGCAATGGCCTCCCTCCAACGCCAAAAGTTCATATGGGAGCTTgtttttcaaaagtattcaacGGATGTCCATTGAGAGTACACTGCACAGCGAGTTGGATTCATCCTGATACGAGGGATCAGCACTTGTTAATCGCTGCAGAGGAAGGAATTTATaatttgaaccttaatgaactcCATGATGCTGCGATAGATCAACTCTATCCGAGAAGAACGATTTGGATGTATGTTATTAAAGACGTTCTCATGTCTCTTtcag gaaaaacacCTCAGCTTTATAGGCACGACCTGTTAGCAATGCAAAGTAAACAAACACATAGGTTCTCATTGCACATGAATAAAATACCCGAGAGATTGGTACCGAGAAAGTTTGCCCTGACGACCAAAGTCCCAGATACGAAGGGCTGCACAAAATGTTGCGTAGGAAGAAATCCCTATAACGG GTATAAGTATCTCTGCGGGGCAATGTCAGCAGGTATATTTTTAATGCAGTGGTACGATCCACTGAATAAATTTATGTTGCTGAAACACTTTGATTGTATTTTACCTTCGCCTCTGAATGTTTTCGAAATGATCATCACCCCGGAAATGGAATATCCGATGGTGTGTGTGTCTGTCAAACAGGCGTACCAGCAAAATAAATTGAAGTTGGATTTAATTAATATGAACTCGGGCGCGAGTTGGTTTCATAGCGACGAACTCGAGGATATTGACGGTTCag CTACTGTGATACCAAGAAGAGAAAATCTTCAAGTGATAAATGTTACGCAGATAGAGAAAGACGCGATACTCGTCTGTTATGATA ACGTAATAAAAGTCGTAACGTTGCAAGGCAAGCTGAGAAATAGCAAAAAGCAGATCTCAGAtctgcagtttaattttcaaattgagtcCATaa TTTGCTTGCCTGATAGTGTCCTGGCTTTCCACAAGCATGGAATGCAAGGAAGAAGTTTGAAAAATGGAGAAGTTACGCAAGAAATCAGCGATCCAAGTCGAACCTATAGGCTGCTCGGTTCCGATAA agTCGTGATGTTAGAGAGTCATTTAGTTCACACGGGAACGCTCTCTGAGACTGAAGGAGCAGATTTGTATATACTCGCTGGACATGAAGCCAGTTACTAG
- the LOC117169165 gene encoding mitogen-activated protein kinase kinase kinase kinase 5 isoform X4 yields the protein MAVNANALSSDISRRNPQDEYELIQRIGSGTYGDVYKAKRLSMNDLAAIKVIKLEPGDDFAIIQQEILMMKDCRHPNIIAYYGSYLRRDKLWICMEYCGGGSLQDIYHITGPLSEIQIAYMSRETLLGLAYLHSMGKMHRDIKGANILLTETGDVKLADFGVSAQITATINKRKSFIGTPYWMAPEVAAVERKGGYNQLCDIWACGITAIELAELQPPMFDLHPMRALFLMSKSGFKPPTLKDRDKWSPTFHNFVKVALTKNPKKRPTAEKLLQHAFFQGEMNKRLALELLQKVSNPSHMFTDLEADEDGAVPNVPQRIASRHTARSRPKSPTSQLDCDDQINLDGGTLQRESTSPSVDSSPAWDIMDIMNNVKTVHNCDVHPDCGIGTAFEDVPEKATLPLGESSNDCEVHRGFYSNISGDGEIADNGDGEGISPDLLSDTPPVPPRRRDRKRHTPPRPISNGLPPTPKVHMGACFSKVFNGCPLRVHCTASWIHPDTRDQHLLIAAEEGIYNLNLNELHDAAIDQLYPRRTIWMYVIKDVLMSLSGKTPQLYRHDLLAMQSKQTHRFSLHMNKIPERLVPRKFALTTKVPDTKGCTKCCVGRNPYNGYKYLCGAMSAGIFLMQWYDPLNKFMLLKHFDCILPSPLNVFEMIITPEMEYPMVCVSVKQAYQQNKLKLDLINMNSGASWFHSDELEDIDGSATVIPRRENLQVINVTQIEKDAILVCYDNVIKVVTLQGKLRNSKKQISDLQFNFQIESIICLPDSVLAFHKHGMQGRSLKNGEVTQEISDPSRTYRLLGSDKVVMLESHLVHTGTLSETEGADLYILAGHEASY from the exons ATGGCAGTGAACGCTAACGCACTGTCCAGTGATATAAGCAGACGGAATCCGCAGGACGAGTACGAGCTCATCCAAAGAATAGGCAGCGGAACTTACGGAGATGTTTACAAG GCTAAGAGGCTCTCGATGAACGATCTTGCAGCCATCAAGGTTATCAAATTGGAGCCAG GAGATGATTTCGCAATTATTCAACAAGAAATCTTAATGATGAAGGATTGTAGGCATCCAAACATCATAGCCTACTATGGAAGTTATCTCCGGCGAGATAAGCTTTGGATTTGCATGGAATATTGTGGAGGAGGATCTCTGCAAGATATATATCACA ttACTGGGCCCCTCTCGGAAATACAAATAGCCTACATGAGTCGAGAAACACTCCTCGGATTAGCATACTTGCACAGTATGGGGAAAATGCATCGCGATATCAAGGGCGCCAATATTTTATTAACAGAAACCGGGGACGTAAAATTGGCGGACTTTGGAGTCTCAGCTCAAATTACGGCAACGATTAACAAAAGAAAAAGCTTTATTGGCACTCCATACTGGATGGCTCCCGAG GTTGCGGCTGTGGAAAGAAAAGGTGGTTATAATCAACTTTGCGACATTTGGGCCTGTGGAATAACAGCAATAGAGCTCGCAGAATTGCAGCCACCGATGTTCGACCTTCATCCGATGCGAGCCCTTTTCCTTATGTCGAAATCTGGCTTCAAGCCTCCAACACTCAAAGATCGCGACAAATGGAGTCCTACGTTTCATAATTTCGTAAAAGTTGCCCTTACGAAGAATCCCAAGAAACGACCTACGGCCGAAAAATTGCTACAG CATGCATTTTTTCAAGGAGAAATGAACAAGCGCTTGGCACTGGAATTGCTGCAGAAGGTTTCAAATCCTAGCCACATGTTCACGGATCTCGAGGCGGACGAAGACGGTGCAGTGCCAAACGTTCCGCAGCGAATTGCGTCGAGACATACGGCCAGGTCCCGTCCGAAAAGCCCAACTTCCCAGCTAGACTGTgatg ATCAAATAAATTTAGATGGTGGAACTTTGCAAAGGGAATCTACATCACCTTCTGTGGATAGTAGTCCTGCGTGGGATATTATGGATATTATGAATAATGTGAAG ACTGTCCACAACTGTGATGTGCATCCGGACTGTGGCATCGGAACAGCTTTCGAAGATGTGCCGGAAAA AGCTACCTTACCTCTTGGCGAGTCCTCGAATGATTGCGAGGTACATCGTGGGTTTTACAGTAACATATCTG GTGATGGGGAAATAGCAGACAATGGCGATGGGGAAGGTATCAGTCCAGATTTATTATCGGACACGCCACCGGTTCCTCCTAGAAGAAGGGATAGAAAAAGGCACACTCCTCCAAGACCAATTAGCAATGGCCTCCCTCCAACGCCAAAAGTTCATATGGGAGCTTgtttttcaaaagtattcaacGGATGTCCATTGAGAGTACACTGCACAGCGAGTTGGATTCATCCTGATACGAGGGATCAGCACTTGTTAATCGCTGCAGAGGAAGGAATTTATaatttgaaccttaatgaactcCATGATGCTGCGATAGATCAACTCTATCCGAGAAGAACGATTTGGATGTATGTTATTAAAGACGTTCTCATGTCTCTTtcag gaaaaacacCTCAGCTTTATAGGCACGACCTGTTAGCAATGCAAAGTAAACAAACACATAGGTTCTCATTGCACATGAATAAAATACCCGAGAGATTGGTACCGAGAAAGTTTGCCCTGACGACCAAAGTCCCAGATACGAAGGGCTGCACAAAATGTTGCGTAGGAAGAAATCCCTATAACGG GTATAAGTATCTCTGCGGGGCAATGTCAGCAGGTATATTTTTAATGCAGTGGTACGATCCACTGAATAAATTTATGTTGCTGAAACACTTTGATTGTATTTTACCTTCGCCTCTGAATGTTTTCGAAATGATCATCACCCCGGAAATGGAATATCCGATGGTGTGTGTGTCTGTCAAACAGGCGTACCAGCAAAATAAATTGAAGTTGGATTTAATTAATATGAACTCGGGCGCGAGTTGGTTTCATAGCGACGAACTCGAGGATATTGACGGTTCag CTACTGTGATACCAAGAAGAGAAAATCTTCAAGTGATAAATGTTACGCAGATAGAGAAAGACGCGATACTCGTCTGTTATGATA ACGTAATAAAAGTCGTAACGTTGCAAGGCAAGCTGAGAAATAGCAAAAAGCAGATCTCAGAtctgcagtttaattttcaaattgagtcCATaa TTTGCTTGCCTGATAGTGTCCTGGCTTTCCACAAGCATGGAATGCAAGGAAGAAGTTTGAAAAATGGAGAAGTTACGCAAGAAATCAGCGATCCAAGTCGAACCTATAGGCTGCTCGGTTCCGATAA agTCGTGATGTTAGAGAGTCATTTAGTTCACACGGGAACGCTCTCTGAGACTGAAGGAGCAGATTTGTATATACTCGCTGGACATGAAGCCAGTTACTAG